From Corticium candelabrum chromosome 13, ooCorCand1.1, whole genome shotgun sequence, a single genomic window includes:
- the LOC134189137 gene encoding 52 kDa repressor of the inhibitor of the protein kinase-like produces the protein MYGDDLPAAAALDTELHSWTVKWSGSVQFAADKDTPSKVLNQIDKDFFPNVGQLLKIACTLSVTSAECERSISRLRFLKTCMRSGMGESRLNGLTLLHVHRDIPCDAEAVVEEFAKRNPRRLQLSEFC, from the coding sequence ATGTATGGCGATGATTTACCAGCCGCAGCTGCTCTGGATACGGAGCTTCACAGCTGGACAGTGAAATGGAGCGGGTCGGTACAGTTTGCAGCAGATAAAGATACACCCTCGAAGGTTCTCAACCAAATCGACAAGGACTTCTTTCCAAATGTTGGGCAGCTGTTAAAGATAGCATGCACACTCTCGGTAACAAGTGCGGAGTGCGAACGTTCCATTAGCCGTCTGCGGTTTTTGAAAACTTGCATGCGTAGCGGCATGGGAGAGTCACGCTTGAATGGCCTAACGCTGCTCCATGTTCACCGGGATATCCCGTGTGATGCTGAAGCCGTCGTGGAAGAATTTGCAAAGCGAAACCCACGGCGGCTTCAGCTGTCCGAGTTTTGTTAG
- the LOC134188557 gene encoding uncharacterized skeletal organic matrix protein 2-like, whose protein sequence is MPLQYQVTEEHDIPFRDVVKPDLLLIYVSSTPTATSSQQTTPRETSPLLCYSCSRANREDCDESQTVQTCGVGDVCLLVVFRVAQAFGGGVISFQRGCFPNASCTESDACRGTSGGNCVRCCDINLCNDGGDIDTIPTTEVTSTPTATSSQQSTPTATSPLLCYSCSRANREECDESQTVQTCDVGDVCLLVVFRVAQAFGGGVNAFQRGCFPNASCTESDACRGTSGGNCVRCCDSNLCNDGDIDTIPTTEVTSTPTETSSQQSTPTATSPLLCYSCSRANREECDESQTVQTCDVGDVCLLVVFRVAQAFGGGVNAFQRGCFPNASCTESDACRGTSGGNCVRCCDSNLCNDGGDIDTIPTTGYVSSTPTATSSQQTTPRETSPLLCYSCSRANREDCDESQTVQTCDVGDVCLLVVFRVAQAFGGGVISFQRGCFPNASCTESDACRGTSGGNCVRCCDSNLCNDGGDIDTIPTTEVTSTPTETSSQQSTPTATSLLCYSCSRANREECDESQTVQTCDVGDVCLLVVFRVAQAFGGGVNAFQRGCFPNASCTESDACRGTSGGNCVRCCDSNLCNDGDIDTIPTTGYVSSTPTATSSQQTTPTATSPLLCYSCSRANREECDESQTVQTCDVGDVCLLVVFRVAQAFGGGVNAFQRGCFPNASCTESDACRGTSGGNCVRCCDSNLCNDGDIDTIPTTGCR, encoded by the exons ATGCC TCTGCAATATCAAGTGACTGAAGAACACGACATCCCATTTCGTGATGTTGTAAAGCCGGACTTGCTTCTCATAT atGTGTCATCAACACCTACAGCAACATCATCTCAACAAACCACGCCAAGAGAAACATCTCCACTTTTGTGTTACTCTTGTTCTCGAGCAAATAGAGAAGATTGTGACGAATCTCAGACAGTTCAAACGTGTGGAGTTGGAGACGTGTGCCTTCTAGTAGTTTTCAGGGTTGCACAAGCATTTGGAGGAGGTGTCATTTCGTTTCAAAGAGGATGTTTTCCAAACGCAAGCTGTACTGAAAGTGATGCATGTAGGGGTACGTCAGGTGGAAACTGTGTCAGATGTTGTGACATTAATCTTTGCAATGATGGAGGAGATATTGACACTATTCCTACCacag aGGTAACATCTACACCTACAGCAACATCATCTCAGCAAAGCacaccaacagcaacatctcCGCTTTTGTGTTACTCTTGTTCTCGAGCAAATAGAGAAGAGTGTGACGAATCGCAGACAGTTCAAACGTGTGATGTTGGAGACGTGTGCCTTCTAGTAGTTTTCAGGGTTGCACAAGCATTTGGAGGAGGTGTCAATGCTTTTCAAAGAGGATGTTTTCCGAATGCAAGCTGTACTGAAAGTGATGCATGTAGGGGTACGTCAGGTGGAAACTGTGTCAGATGTTGTGACAGTAATCTTTGCAATGATGGAGATATTGACACTATTCCTACCACAG aGGTAACATCTACACCTACAGAAACATCATCTCAGCAAAGCacaccaacagcaacatctcCACTTTTGTGTTACTCTTGTTCTCGAGCAAATAGAGAAGAGTGTGACGAATCGCAGACAGTTCAAACGTGTGATGTTGGAGACGTGTGCCTTCTAGTAGTTTTCAGGGTTGCACAAGCATTTGGAGGAGGTGTCAATGCTTTTCAAAGAGGATGTTTTCCGAATGCAAGCTGTACTGAAAGTGATGCATGTAGGGGTACGTCAGGTGGAAACTGTGTCAGATGTTGTGACAGTAATCTTTGCAATGATGGAGGAGATATTGACACTATTCCTACCACAG GCT atGTGTCATCAACACCTACAGCAACATCATCTCAGCAAACCACGCCAAGAGAAACATCTCCACTTTTGTGTTACTCTTGTTCTCGAGCAAATAGAGAAGATTGTGACGAATCTCAGACAGTTCAAACGTGTGATGTTGGAGACGTGTGCCTTCTAGTAGTTTTCAGGGTTGCACAAGCATTTGGAGGAGGTGTCATTTCGTTTCAAAGAGGATGTTTTCCAAACGCAAGCTGTACTGAAAGTGATGCATGTAGGGGTACGTCAGGTGGAAACTGTGTCAGATGTTGTGACAGTAATCTTTGCAATGATGGAGGAGATATTGACACTATTCCTACCacag aGGTAACATCTACACCTACAGAAACATCATCTCAGCAAAGCacaccaacagcaacatcacTTTTGTGTTACTCTTGTTCTCGAGCAAATAGAGAAGAGTGTGACGAATCTCAGACAGTTCAAACGTGTGATGTTGGAGACGTGTGCCTTCTAGTAGTTTTCAGGGTTGCACAAGCATTTGGAGGAGGTGTCAATGCTTTTCAAAGAGGATGTTTTCCAAATGCAAGCTGTACTGAAAGTGATGCATGTAGGGGTACGTCAGGTGGAAACTGTGTCAGATGTTGTGACAGTAATCTTTGCAATGATGGAGATATTGACACTATTCCTACCACAG GCT atGTGTCATCAACACCTACAGCAACATCATCTCAGCAAACCacaccaacagcaacatctcCACTTTTGTGTTACTCTTGTTCTCGAGCAAATAGAGAAGAGTGTGACGAATCTCAGACAGTTCAAACGTGTGATGTTGGAGACGTGTGCCTTCTAGTAGTTTTCAGGGTTGCACAAGCATTTGGAGGAGGTGTCAATGCTTTTCAAAGAGGATGTTTTCCAAATGCAAGCTGTACTGAAAGTGATGCATGTAGGGGTACGTCAGGTGGAAACTGTGTCAGATGTTGTGACAGTAATCTTTGCAATGATGGAGATATTGACACTATTCCTACCACAG GCTGTAGATAG